The following coding sequences lie in one Vitis vinifera cultivar Pinot Noir 40024 chromosome 19, ASM3070453v1 genomic window:
- the LOC100244683 gene encoding photosystem I reaction center subunit V, chloroplastic, which translates to MIFIHILCISSSLSLFLPVIQSDHFFLSHLHLAMASSAFFSAPTFSSAATTLQKHLPHQSFQGLRPLSKPTDLSLTIPRMSTRPIPKRSAGVVRAELNTSLVISLSTGLSLFLGRFVFFNFQRENVAKQVPQQNGLTHFEAGDSRAKEYVSLLKSNDPVGFNIVDVLAWGSIGHIVAYYILATSSNGYDPKFFG; encoded by the coding sequence ATGATCTTTATTCATATCTTATGTATATCCTCATCCCTCTCCCTCTTTCTCCCTGTAATTCAATCTGATCATTTCTTTCTCTCCCACCTACACCTCGCAATGGCATCCTCCGCCTTCTTCTCGGCACCGACCTTCTCATCCGCCGCCACCACCCTCCAGAAGCACCTTCCCCACCAATCCTTCCAAGGTCTCAGACCCCTCAGCAAGCCCACTGACCTCTCCCTCACCATCCCCAGAATGTCCACCAGACCCATCCCCAAGAGGAGCGCCGGCGTGGTGAGAGCCGAGCTGAACACCTCTCTGGTGATCAGCTTGAGCACTGGGCTATCCCTCTTCCTTGGGAGGTTCGTCTTCTTCAACTTCCAGAGGGAGAACGTGGCCAAGCAAGTCCCTCAGCAGAACGGCTTGACCCACTTCGAGGCTGGCGACTCAAGGGCCAAGGAGTACGTAAGCCTCCTCAAATCCAACGACCCTGTTGGTTTCAACATCGTTGATGTCCTGGCTTGGGGCTCCATCGGCCACATCGTGGCTTATTACATCCTTGCCACCTCCAGCAACGGCTATGACCCCAAGTTCTTCGGCTGA